One region of Serinus canaria isolate serCan28SL12 chromosome 25, serCan2020, whole genome shotgun sequence genomic DNA includes:
- the HJV gene encoding hemojuvelin: protein MGMGRAAHSRSSGQLENPDLFLRAFLLLFLLRHVSSQCKILRCNSEYVAATLHLRGPERGAAFCTALRSYSLCTRRTARTCRGDLAFHSAVHGIEDLMIQNNCSKEGPTAPPRPRPAAPNAAHGFEALDICDYERSFLYKHGRPPGFQHCAAFGDPHIRTFHHDFHTCRVEGSWPLLDNDYLFVQATSSPVAKGSNATVTSKLTIIFKNMKECIDQKVYQAELDNLPAAFQDGSVDGGARPGGSSLSIRERSPGRHVEIRAGYIGTTIAVRQAGRQLSFSIRAAEEVARAFTEEQDLQLCVGGCPRSQRMSRSPRGRGRVPAETARALCREMLPVEDVYFQSCVFDVVTSGDANFTMAAHGALEDARLFLPDAEKLHIFQAGGGCRLSSPSLLLLLFFLPCGLWAVLLHF, encoded by the exons atgggaatggggagagCTGCCCACAGtaggagctcagggcagctggagaaCCCCGACCTCTTCCTCCGAGCgttcctgctcctcttcctcctcaggcATG TCTCTTCCCAGTGCAAAATCCTCCGCTGCAACTCGGAGTACGTGGCGGCCACGCTGCACCTGCGGGGGCCCGAGCGCGGCGCCGCCTTCTGCACCGCGCTGCGCTCCTACTCGCTGTGCACCCGCCGCACCGCCCGCACCTGCCGCGGCGACCTGGCCTTCCACTCGGCCGTGCACGGCATCGAGGACCTCATGATCCAGAACAACTGCTCCAAGGAAGGGCCCACGGCACCGCCACGGCCACGGCCGGCGGCGCCCAACGCCGCGCACGGCTTCGAGGCGCTCGACATCTGCGATTACGAGAGGAGTTTCCTCTACAAGCACGGCCGGCCCCCCGGTTTCCAGCACTGCGCTGCTTTTGGGGACCCCCACATCCGAACCTTTCACCACGATTTCCACACCTGCCGGGTGGAGGGCTCCTGGCCGCTCTTGGACAATGATTACTTGTTTGTGCAAGCCACCAGTTCGCCGGTGGCCAAGGGGTCCAACGCGACGGTCACCAGCAAG CTCACCATCATCTTCAAAAACATGAAGGAATGCATTGACCAGAAGGTCTACCAGGCCGAGCTGGACAACCTCCCCGCAGCCTTCCAGGACGGCTCGGTGGACGGCGGCGCGCGTCCCGGCGGGAGCAGTTTGTCCATCCGGGAGCGCAGCCCCGGCCGGCACGTGGAGATCCGCGCCGGCTACATCGGCACCACCATCGCCGTGCGCCAGGCCGGCCGCCAGCTCTCCTTCTCCATCCGCGCCGCCGAGGAGGTGGCCAGGGCCTTCACGGAGGAGCAGGACCTGCAGCTCTGCGTGGGTGGCTGTCCCCGCAGCCAGCGCATGTCCCGCAGCCCCCGCGGGCGCGGCCGCGTCCCGGCGGAGACGGCGCGGGCGCTCTGCCGGGAGATGCTGCCCGTGGAGGACGTCTACTTCCAGTCGTGTGTCTTCGACGTGGTCACCTCAGGGGATGCCAACTTCACCATGGCAGCGCACGGGGCGCTGGAGGATGCTCGGCTCTTCCTGCCCGATGCTGAGAAGCTCCACATCTtccaggctgggggaggctgcCGGCTCAGCTCTCCATcgcttctcctcctcctcttcttcctcccgTGTGGACTTTGGGCTGTTTTGTTGCACTTTTAA
- the BOLA1 gene encoding bolA-like protein 1: MRGPLLAAAGAAMGGTGGPLARTIRAKLTAALQPTHLEIRDDSPLHGGPPGAETHFGVLVVSGRFAGLPPLQRHRLVHEALRAELAGPLHALQVTARTPEQWQSDPQNPPAPPCLGGSKRDKRRGAKEEQEEEAGKQ; this comes from the coding sequence ATGCGGGGTCCCCTCCTTGCGGCCGCCGGCGCTGCCATGGGTGGCACGGGCGGTCCCTTGGCCCGCACCATCCGTGCCAAGCTGACCGCAGCTCTCCAACCCACCCACCTGGAGATTCGGGATGATTCCCCCCTCCACGGGGGTCCCCCCGGAGCCGAGACTCATTTCGGGGTGCTGGTGGTGAGCGGGCGTTTCGCGGGGCTGCCGCCGCTGCAGCGGCACCGCCTGGTGCACGAGGCGCTGCGGGCCGAGCTGGCCGGGCCCCTGCACGCCCTGCAGGTCACCGCCCGCACCCCCGAGCAGTGGCAGAGCGACCCCCAGAACCCCCCCGCGCCCCCCTGCCTGGGGGGGTCCAAGAGGGACAAGAGACGCGGGGCtaaggaggagcaggaggaggaggcgggGAAGCAGTGA
- the SF3B4 gene encoding splicing factor 3B subunit 4 gives MAAGPISERNQDATVYVGGLDEKVSEPLLWELFLQAGPVVNTHMPKDRVTGQHQGYGFVEFLSEEDADYAIKIMNMIKLYGKPIRVNKASAHNKNLDVGANIFIGNLDPEIDEKLLYDTFSAFGVILQTPKIMRDPDTGNSKGYAFINFASFDASDAAIEAMNGQYLCNRPITVSYAFKKDSKGERHGSAAERLLAAQNPLSQADRPHQLFADAPPPPSVPAPVVTALGPGVTPPGLPPPGSFPPPVPPPGALPPGMPPAMPPPPMPPGAGAPGPPSGAAPAGGHPPHPHPFPPGGMHHPGMPPMQVHHGPPGMGQHHPGPPGSGGQPPPRPPPGMPHPGPPPMGLPPRGPHFGSPMGHPGPLPHHGLRGPPPLMPPHGYNGPPRPPPYGYQRVPLPPRPAQRPPGVPPRGPLRGPLP, from the exons ATGGCGGCGGGGCCGATCTCGGAGAGGAACCAGG ATGCCACCGTGTACGTGGGGGGCCTGGACGAGAAGGTCAGCgagcccctgctctgggagctgttcctgcaggcCGGGCCGGTGGTCAACACGCACATGCCCAAGGACCGGGTCACGGGCCAGCACCAGG GCTACGGCTTCGTGGAGTTCCTGAGCGAGGAGGACGCCGACTACGCCATCAAGATCATGAACATGATCAAGCTCTACGGCAAACCCATCCGGGTCAACAAGGCCTCGGCCCACAACAAGAACCTGGACGTGGGCGCCAACATCTTCATCGGCAACCTGGACCCCGAGATCGACGAGAAGCTGCTCTACGACACCTTCAGCGCCTTCGGGGTCATCCTGCAGACCCCCAAGATCATGAGGGACCCCGACACGGGCAACTCCAAGGGTTACGCCTTCATCAACTTCGCCAGCTTCGACGCCTCGGACGCGGCCATCGAGGCCATGAACGGGCAGTACCTGTGCAACCGGCCCATCACCGTCTCCTACGCCTTCAAGAAGGACTCCAAGGGCGAGCGGCACGGCTCGGCGGCCGAGCGGCTGCTGGCGGCGCAGAACCCCCTGTCCCAGGCCGACCGGCCCCACCAGCTCTTCGCCGacgcgccgccgccgccctccgTGCCCGCGCCCGTGGTCACCGCGCTGGGGCCGGGCGTCACCCCGCCAG GCCTGCCTCCCCCCGGCTCCTTCCCGCCGCCGGTGCCGCCGCCCGGGGCGCTGCCCCCCGGGATGCCCCCGGCCATGCCCCCCCCGCCGATGCCACCGGGCGCCGGAGCCCCCGGGCCACCCTCGggggctgcccctgctgggGGACACCCCCCTCACCCACACCCCTTCCCGCCAGGAGGGATGCACCACCCAG GAATGCCACCCATGCAGGTGCACCACGGCCCACCTGGCATGGGGCAGCACCACCCAGGACCACCAGGCTCTGGAGGGCAGCCacccccccggccccccccAGGAATGCCACACCCAGGACCCCCCCCCATGGGGCTCCCCCCTCGGGGGCCACATTTTGGATCTCCAATGG GTCACCCCGGGCCGCTGCCGCACCACGGGCTCCGCGGGCCTCCCCCGCTGATGCCACCCCACGGCTACAACGGGCCCCCCAGGCCCCCCCCCTACGGCTACCAGAGGGTCCCTCTGCCCCCTCGACCAGCTCAGAGACCCCCTGGAGTCCCCCCCCGAGGGCCCCTGCGGGGACCCCTGCCCTGA
- the SV2A gene encoding LOW QUALITY PROTEIN: synaptic vesicle glycoprotein 2A (The sequence of the model RefSeq protein was modified relative to this genomic sequence to represent the inferred CDS: inserted 1 base in 1 codon), with protein sequence MEESFRDRTAFIRGAKDIAKEVKKHAAKKVSRGMDRVQDEYTRRSYTRFEEEEDDEDYAPQDGYYRGGEGANEEEGVSSDATEGHDEEDEIYEGEYQGIPRQESLKGGERLGAAAAAGAFDDSEGQRRKDREELAQQYELILQECGHGRFQWTLYFVLGLALMADGVEIFVVGFVLPSAEKDMCLSDSNKGMLGLIVYLGMMVGAFVWGGLADRLGRRQCLLISLSVNSVFAFFSSFVQGYGTFLFCRLLSGVGIGGSIPIVFSYFSEFLAQEKRGEHLSWLCMFWMIGGIYASAMAWAIIPHYGWSFQMGSAYQFHSWRVFVLVCAFPSVFAIGALTTMPESPRFYLENGKHDEAWMVLKQVHDTNMRAKGHPERVFSVTHIKTIKREDELIEIQSDTGTWYRRWLVRCLNLSQQVWSNFQQCFVPEYRRVTLMMMAVWFTMSFSYYGLTVWFPDMIKHLQSIEYASRTKLFTREKVRHFTFNFTLENQVHRGGEYFNDKFIGLKMKSVIFEDSLFEECYFEDITSSNTFFKNCTFISTVFYNTDLFEYKFINSRVVNSTFLHNKEGCQLDFSDDNNAYMIYFVSFLGTLAVXPGNIVSALLMDKIGRLRMLAGSSVMSCISCFFLSFGNSESAMIALLCLFGGVSIASWNALDVLTVELYPSDKRTTAFGFLNALCKLAAVLGISIFTSFVGITKAVPILFASAALALGSSLALKLPETRGQVLQ encoded by the exons ATGGAGGAGTCGTTCCGGGACCGGACCGCCTTCATCCGCGGCGCCAAGGACATCGCCAAGGAGGTGAAGAAACACGCGGCCAAGAAGGTGAGCAGGGGCATGGACCGAGTGCAGGACGAGTACACCCGCCGCTCCTACACCCGCTtcgaggaggaggaggatgatgaagACTACGCGCCCCAGGACGGCTACTACCGGGGGGGCGAGGGGGCCAACGAGGAGGAGGGGGTGTCCAGCGACGCCACGGAAGGCCACGATGAGGAGGATGAGATCTACGAGGGCGAATACCAAGGGATCCCCCGGCAGGAGTCGCTGAAGGGGGGGGAGCGCCTGGgggccgcggcggccgccggaGCCTTCGACGACAGCGAGGGGCAGcggaggaaggacagggaggagctggcGCAGCAGTACGAGCTCATCCTGCAGGAGTGTGGCCATGGCCGCTTCCAGTGGACCCTCTACTTTGTCCTGGGCCTGGCCCTGATGGCTGATGGCGTGGAGATCTTTGTGGTGGGCTTCGTCCTGCCCAGCGCCGAGAAGGACATGTGCCTGTCCGACTCCAACAAGGGCATGCTGG ggctcatCGTGTACCTGGGCATGATGGTGGGCGCGTTCGTGTGGGGCGGGCTGGCCGACCGGCTGGGCCGAAGGCAGTGCCTCCTCATCTCCCTCTCCGTCAACAGCGTCTTCgccttcttctcctccttcgTCCAGGGCTACGGCACCTTCCTCTTCTGCCGCCTGCTCTCGGGCGTGGG CATCGGCGGCTCCATCCCCATCGTCTTCTCCTACTTCTCGGAGTTCCTGGCGCAGGAGAAGCGCGGGGAGCacctgagctggctctgcaTGTTCTGGATGATCGGGGGCATCTACGCTTCCGCCATGGCCTGGGCCATCATCCCCCACTACG GCTGGAGCTTCCAGATGGGCTCTGCGTACCAATTCCACAGCTGGAGGGTTTTCGTCCTCGTCTGCGCCTTCCCCTCGGTCTTCGCCATCGGGGCGCTCACCACCATGCCGGAGAGCCCGCGGTTCTACCTGGAG AATGGGAAGCACGACGAGGCCTGGATGGTGCTGAAGCAGGTCCATGACACCAACATGAGGGCCAAGGGCCACCCCGAGAGGGTCTTCTCG GTCACCCACATCAAGACCATCAAGAGGGAGGACGAGCTGATCGAGATCCAGTCGGACACCGGGACGTGGTACCGGCGCTGGCTGGTCCGATGTCTCAACCTGTCCCAGCAG GTCTGGAGCAACTTCCAGCAGTGCTTCGTGCCCGAGTACCGGCGGGTGACGCTGATGATGATGGCGGTGTGGTTCACCATGTCCTTCAG CTACTACGGGCTCACCGTGTGGTTCCCGGACATGATCAAGCACCTGCAGAGCATCGAGTACGCGTCGCGCACGAAGCTCTTCACGCGCGAGAAGGTTCGGCACTTCACCTTCAACTTCACCCTGGAGAACCAAGTGCACCGCGGTGGGGAGTACTTCAACGACAA GTTCATCGGGCTGAAGATGAAGTCGGTGATATTCGAGGACTCGCTCTTTGAGGAGTGTTACTTCGAGGACATCACCTCCAGCAACACCTTCTTCAAGAACTGCACCTTCATCTCCACCGTCTTCTACAACACAG ATCTGTTCGAGTACAAGTTCATCAACAGCCGGGTGGTGAACAGCACGTTCCTGCACAACAAGGAGGGCTGCCAGCTGGACTTCAGCGACGACAACAACGCCTACATGATCTACTTTGTCAGCTTCCTGGGCACCCTGGCCG CTCCCGGGAACATCGTCTCGGCCCTGCTCATGGACAAGATCGGCCGCCTGCGCATGCTGG CTGGCTCCAGTGTCATGTCCTGCATCAGCTGCTTCTTCCTGTCCTTTGGGAACAGCGAGTCTGCCATGATcgccctgctctgcctctttgGGGGGGTCAGCATCGCCTCCTGGAACGCGCTCGACGTGCTCACCGTGGAGCTCTACCCCTCTGACAAGAG GACGACAGCTTTTGGCTTCCTGAACGCTCTGTGCAAGCTGGCAGCCGTGCTGGGCATCAGCATCTTCACCTCCTTCGTGGGCATCACCAAGGCCGTGCCCATCCTCTttgcctcagctgctctggcccTCGGCAGCTCCCTGGCCCTCAAACTGCCCGAGACGAGGGGGCAGGTCCTGCAGTga